In Streptomyces nodosus, one DNA window encodes the following:
- the rfbA gene encoding glucose-1-phosphate thymidylyltransferase RfbA has product MKGIVLAGGSGTRLLPLTSAVSKQLLPVYDKPLIYYPLSVLMLGGIREILLISSPDQLPLFHTLFGDGSRLGLSISYAEQTRPDGIAQALTIGADHIGTSSVTLILGDNIFHGPGFSHLLQSRLRQVAGALLFGYAVSDPQRYAVGETIEDGSLVSIEEKPAEPRSNLALTGLYAYNNDVVDIAKNLRPSARGELEITDVNRAYLEQGRAQLVRLGRGFSWLDAGTHDSLLQAANYVQVLEQRQGMRIACLEEIAYRMGFITAEECQELALRMGQTSYGHYLLDIVEREATRSD; this is encoded by the coding sequence ATGAAGGGCATTGTTCTGGCTGGCGGCAGCGGCACCCGGTTGCTCCCGCTCACCTCCGCCGTCTCCAAACAGCTCCTGCCGGTCTACGACAAGCCTCTGATCTACTACCCGCTGTCGGTGCTGATGCTGGGTGGCATTCGTGAGATCCTGCTGATCTCATCGCCGGATCAGCTGCCCCTGTTTCACACACTATTCGGCGACGGCAGTCGGCTCGGACTGTCCATCTCCTACGCGGAACAAACCCGGCCCGACGGCATCGCGCAGGCCCTGACCATCGGTGCCGACCACATAGGCACGAGCTCTGTCACGCTGATCCTCGGCGACAACATCTTCCATGGCCCCGGCTTCTCCCACTTGCTTCAGAGCAGGCTGCGGCAGGTCGCCGGCGCGCTGCTCTTCGGGTACGCGGTCAGTGATCCCCAGCGGTACGCAGTTGGAGAGACCATCGAGGACGGAAGCCTGGTCTCCATCGAGGAGAAGCCTGCCGAGCCGCGCTCCAACCTGGCACTCACCGGGTTGTACGCCTATAACAATGACGTCGTGGACATTGCCAAGAACCTGCGCCCCTCGGCGCGCGGCGAACTGGAGATCACCGACGTCAACCGCGCCTACCTGGAGCAAGGCCGTGCCCAACTCGTCCGTCTGGGACGTGGATTCTCCTGGCTGGACGCCGGCACGCATGACTCTCTGCTCCAAGCCGCCAACTACGTACAGGTCCTGGAGCAACGGCAGGGCATGCGAATCGCCTGTCTGGAAGAGATCGCCTACCGGATGGGCTTCATCACCGCCGAGGAATGCCAGGAACTCGCTCTCCGTATGGGGCAGACCAGCTACGGCCACTACCTCCTCGACATCGTCGAACGGGAAGCGACAAGAAGCGACTGA
- a CDS encoding MFS transporter produces MRVPGLDSGPRRFVIARALSRSGDTVFPIGLAAAMLQKDFSASDVGVVMGASLAPVVLLMPFGGVILDHFNPKTPMVVADVVRTVLQGVLAALLLAGPPPLWQILVPALASGAAQAFFQPGVSNMLRQLAPDRLRQSNATVRTVESVVSLGAPALAGVVIAVTDAAAVIALDACTFAASAWLLAGIRLGSGPVAAAPKFWGQLREGWHEFTARPWLWSVVSVFSLFGLVVFGPFDVLKAVVLIDRFGASAYAWLISGFSLGAVLGGLLALRASPGRPLRTGLLTLLGFTPLPVVISFDLPAALVAVAMIAGGAANAYWAVMWSTSVQSHAPPHVLSRITAYDMIGSIGLMPVGRALTGAAAGYIGTATVLSMSSVALLVGCMALLLVPAVRTLPAVQLPRGASSPAEPTSNALEARDA; encoded by the coding sequence ATGAGAGTTCCAGGGCTTGACTCCGGACCGCGCAGGTTCGTCATTGCCCGAGCGCTCTCCCGGTCCGGCGACACCGTCTTCCCCATCGGTCTGGCCGCCGCCATGCTCCAGAAGGACTTCAGCGCCTCCGATGTCGGTGTGGTCATGGGGGCCTCCTTGGCACCCGTGGTGTTGCTGATGCCATTCGGAGGAGTGATCCTCGATCACTTCAACCCCAAGACCCCGATGGTCGTCGCTGACGTCGTACGCACCGTGCTCCAGGGAGTGCTGGCGGCGCTGCTGCTGGCCGGGCCTCCGCCCCTGTGGCAGATACTGGTGCCGGCGCTGGCCTCAGGCGCGGCACAAGCATTCTTCCAGCCGGGAGTCTCCAACATGCTGAGGCAGTTGGCACCGGACCGGCTGCGGCAGTCGAATGCGACGGTGCGGACGGTGGAGTCGGTGGTTTCGCTCGGCGCGCCCGCCTTGGCCGGTGTAGTCATCGCCGTCACGGATGCCGCGGCCGTCATCGCCCTGGACGCCTGTACGTTCGCCGCGAGCGCCTGGCTGCTGGCCGGCATCCGGCTGGGGTCCGGCCCTGTCGCAGCCGCCCCGAAGTTCTGGGGGCAACTGCGAGAAGGATGGCACGAGTTCACCGCCCGACCGTGGCTGTGGTCCGTGGTGTCGGTGTTCTCGCTGTTCGGCCTGGTGGTGTTCGGACCGTTCGACGTGCTGAAGGCCGTCGTGCTCATCGACCGGTTCGGTGCGTCGGCCTATGCCTGGCTGATATCCGGATTCAGCCTGGGCGCCGTCCTCGGTGGGCTGCTCGCCCTGAGAGCCTCGCCGGGCCGGCCCCTGCGGACAGGGCTGTTGACGCTGCTCGGCTTCACCCCGCTGCCGGTCGTGATCAGCTTCGACCTGCCGGCGGCGCTCGTGGCGGTGGCCATGATTGCAGGCGGCGCCGCCAACGCCTACTGGGCGGTGATGTGGTCCACCTCGGTACAGTCCCACGCGCCCCCGCACGTGCTGAGCCGCATCACCGCCTACGACATGATCGGCTCCATCGGTCTCATGCCCGTCGGCCGGGCGCTCACCGGAGCGGCCGCGGGCTACATCGGCACCGCGACCGTCCTGTCCATGTCCTCCGTGGCACTGCTCGTCGGCTGTATGGCGCTGCTGCTCGTGCCCGCCGTACGCACCCTGCCTGCCGTGCAGCTGCCCCGGGGGGCGAGCAGCCCGGCTGAACCGACCTCCAACGCACTCGAAGCCCGTGACGCCTAG
- a CDS encoding radical SAM protein, which produces MHPRTSRTLTTKEFSDITHTVSIRSQSRSRLRRDAGYASDVPREVSLQLTYKCNLRCTHCYQWNEQGFFRDWGIDKQRTELDLSVVEDVLKATASVRGKLFLWGGEPLMHSRFTDVSRLIERYPRTVNMCTNGLLFRRRTDDLLRIGENLNLLVSLDGLGADHEELRGKGTFGRTVRNIETMLDMKRKGEFRGELSLSCMVSHVTVHRMYEFMEWAEELDVNTVYFQFPWYISPEVAQAMDSVYREHFAWLSPETGTARPTWHSYTYQLPPELLPALRDSMARLADRVWRPRVRYQPQLEPDEVESFILGTSRPAQRRTRCLAVTNRMEVHADGNVSSCKFFPEFVVGNLYQSSTVDLWQSERFRRVRSVLAETGMMPVCSKCILLYLNGV; this is translated from the coding sequence ATGCACCCTCGAACGAGTCGCACCCTGACCACCAAGGAGTTCTCCGACATCACACACACGGTGTCGATCCGGTCGCAGTCACGATCACGACTGCGCCGGGACGCCGGTTACGCGTCGGACGTCCCTCGCGAAGTCAGCCTCCAACTCACCTACAAGTGCAATCTCCGCTGTACGCACTGCTACCAGTGGAACGAACAGGGCTTCTTCCGCGACTGGGGGATCGACAAGCAGCGGACGGAACTCGACCTGTCCGTCGTCGAGGACGTGCTGAAAGCAACCGCTTCGGTGCGCGGCAAACTCTTCCTCTGGGGCGGTGAGCCCCTGATGCACAGTCGGTTCACCGACGTGTCGCGCCTGATCGAGCGCTACCCTCGCACCGTCAACATGTGCACCAACGGACTGCTGTTCCGGCGCCGGACGGACGACCTGTTGCGGATCGGTGAGAACCTGAATCTGCTGGTCAGTCTGGACGGTCTCGGCGCGGATCACGAGGAGCTGCGCGGTAAAGGCACCTTCGGGCGCACAGTGCGCAACATCGAGACGATGCTCGACATGAAGCGCAAGGGCGAGTTCCGCGGTGAACTGTCGCTGTCCTGCATGGTTTCGCACGTGACGGTGCACCGGATGTACGAGTTCATGGAATGGGCCGAGGAACTGGACGTCAACACCGTCTACTTCCAGTTCCCCTGGTACATCAGCCCCGAGGTGGCACAGGCGATGGACTCCGTCTACCGCGAGCACTTCGCGTGGCTGTCGCCGGAGACCGGAACCGCGCGCCCCACCTGGCACTCGTATACGTACCAGCTGCCCCCCGAACTGCTGCCTGCGCTGCGCGACTCCATGGCTCGGCTGGCCGACCGGGTCTGGCGCCCCCGGGTGCGCTACCAGCCGCAGTTGGAGCCGGACGAGGTCGAGTCGTTCATCCTCGGCACCTCCCGCCCGGCACAGCGACGCACCCGCTGTCTCGCCGTGACCAACCGGATGGAGGTGCACGCCGACGGGAACGTCAGTTCCTGCAAGTTCTTTCCGGAGTTCGTGGTGGGCAACCTGTACCAGTCCTCGACGGTGGACCTGTGGCAGAGCGAACGGTTCCGCCGGGTCCGGTCCGTCCTCGCCGAGACCGGCATGATGCCGGTCTGCTCCAAGTGCATCCTTCTCTACCTGAACGGAGTGTGA
- a CDS encoding acyl carrier protein codes for MSNATQVTEAEARVRSVLAEVLADKVPVEQITVDADMVQELGLDSLQAIQFLLGVEDEFDVELDYETLSLDHLRSVRYFTAEVLGQPVHEQ; via the coding sequence ATGAGCAACGCCACTCAGGTCACCGAGGCAGAAGCCCGCGTGCGGAGCGTGCTTGCGGAAGTACTGGCCGACAAAGTCCCGGTGGAGCAGATCACCGTGGACGCGGACATGGTCCAGGAACTCGGCCTGGACTCCTTACAGGCCATCCAGTTCCTGCTGGGCGTCGAGGACGAGTTTGACGTGGAGCTGGACTACGAGACCCTGAGTCTCGACCATCTGAGGTCGGTCCGCTACTTCACGGCCGAGGTCCTGGGACAGCCGGTGCACGAGCAGTGA
- a CDS encoding Gfo/Idh/MocA family protein has product MTWGIGLIGATGIAVRAVIAPSRGRRDIAVRAVAALDRDRATAFGQRHGVRALPHYEDVVAAEDIDIVYISLHNSAHARWAQRAASAGKTVLVEKPLCLSLAECDALRDAERLHGGRTLEALPTLRHPWHGVVRHMLDAGRFGRLHGVRSRFAFQVPAPGGYRLRPELGGGIFLDSASYWLQALQDTVGLPPSGGIGTAQCTELRGVDHAFEAELPLLGEAKAVLSCSFSAHHTAEHVFEFDEAHVRVRGVLLPTAGAVPLNVAVRTTTGHTEITRTEPVSYYERQLDRVADLMSGRAGHWGAQLAAARPRIATMEGIHRTARREVRAGVFDMEHT; this is encoded by the coding sequence GTGACCTGGGGCATCGGCCTGATCGGTGCCACCGGCATCGCGGTGCGTGCGGTGATCGCCCCGAGCCGTGGACGGCGCGACATCGCCGTGCGTGCCGTGGCGGCGCTCGACAGGGACCGCGCGACGGCGTTCGGGCAGCGGCACGGCGTCAGGGCTCTGCCGCATTACGAGGACGTGGTGGCAGCAGAGGACATCGACATCGTCTACATCTCACTGCACAACTCCGCGCACGCCCGCTGGGCGCAACGTGCCGCCTCCGCGGGCAAGACGGTGCTCGTCGAGAAGCCCCTGTGCCTGAGCCTCGCGGAGTGTGACGCGCTGCGGGACGCCGAACGTCTGCACGGAGGGCGGACACTAGAGGCGCTCCCCACCCTGCGCCATCCCTGGCACGGTGTCGTACGGCACATGCTGGATGCAGGAAGGTTCGGTCGGCTGCACGGTGTGCGCAGCCGGTTCGCGTTCCAGGTACCTGCCCCCGGCGGCTACCGCTTGCGGCCCGAGCTCGGCGGCGGAATCTTTCTGGACTCGGCGAGCTACTGGCTCCAGGCGCTCCAGGACACCGTCGGGCTGCCTCCCTCTGGCGGCATCGGCACGGCACAGTGCACAGAGCTGCGCGGCGTCGACCATGCCTTCGAGGCGGAGCTGCCCCTCCTGGGCGAGGCAAAGGCCGTCCTGTCATGTTCCTTCTCCGCACATCACACCGCCGAACACGTCTTCGAGTTCGACGAAGCACACGTGCGCGTCCGCGGGGTCCTCCTGCCCACTGCGGGCGCGGTGCCGCTGAACGTCGCCGTGCGCACCACGACGGGACACACGGAGATCACGCGCACGGAACCAGTGTCGTACTACGAACGGCAACTCGACCGCGTAGCCGACCTGATGAGCGGCCGCGCAGGGCACTGGGGTGCGCAGTTGGCGGCGGCCCGGCCAAGGATCGCCACGATGGAAGGCATTCACCGGACGGCGCGGCGCGAGGTCCGCGCCGGCGTCTTCGACATGGAGCACACATGA
- a CDS encoding phosphotransferase family protein — translation MSPEDLDPSVTAVLTAVSVTPADVVECTPLAGGTYNSLLRLVLRDGRRWVVKRPPSAGSGATLRYEHNLLRGETEYYRAARHVPGVPLPRLVHTETGGKPPIVSGLIMTELPGVPWNEADASLAPGERARLRAELGGVVARLHTATGPEFGYPAWPFGPSAADWRGTFTAMTDAVLDDAERYGVQLPQPVEQVREMIAETGDVLTEVTRPALVHFDLWQGNLLLDGTPGARILSGVIDAERMFWGDPVAEFVSLALFDDIEQDDAFLTGYAAAGGDATFTDSVRLRLHLYRCYLYLIMLVEAVPRRYPREQLAWTRQHVGGHLSVSLDAVASALAGRP, via the coding sequence ATGAGTCCTGAGGACCTCGACCCGTCGGTCACCGCCGTGCTCACGGCGGTCTCGGTCACACCGGCGGATGTGGTGGAGTGTACGCCGCTGGCCGGAGGCACGTACAACTCCCTACTGCGCCTGGTGCTGCGGGACGGGCGGCGGTGGGTCGTGAAACGGCCGCCGTCCGCAGGCAGCGGGGCGACACTGCGGTACGAGCACAACCTGCTGCGCGGCGAGACCGAGTACTACAGGGCGGCGCGGCATGTGCCGGGTGTACCGCTGCCCCGGTTGGTCCACACGGAAACCGGCGGTAAGCCACCGATCGTGTCGGGACTCATCATGACCGAGCTTCCCGGTGTCCCGTGGAACGAGGCCGACGCGTCCCTGGCACCCGGGGAACGGGCGCGGCTCCGTGCGGAGCTGGGTGGAGTCGTCGCCCGGCTGCACACCGCGACGGGGCCGGAGTTCGGCTATCCCGCCTGGCCGTTCGGCCCGTCGGCCGCCGACTGGAGGGGCACCTTCACCGCCATGACCGACGCCGTCCTGGACGATGCGGAGCGCTACGGAGTACAGCTTCCCCAGCCCGTGGAGCAGGTTCGGGAGATGATCGCCGAGACCGGGGACGTGCTGACCGAGGTGACCCGCCCCGCCCTGGTCCACTTCGATCTGTGGCAGGGAAACCTGCTGCTCGACGGCACGCCGGGGGCCAGGATCCTTAGTGGAGTGATAGACGCGGAGCGCATGTTCTGGGGCGACCCGGTAGCCGAGTTCGTCTCCCTCGCACTGTTCGATGACATCGAGCAGGACGACGCCTTCTTGACCGGATACGCGGCAGCCGGAGGCGATGCCACGTTCACCGACTCCGTACGCCTGCGCCTTCACCTGTACCGCTGCTACCTGTACCTGATCATGCTGGTCGAGGCGGTGCCCCGGCGCTATCCCCGGGAACAGTTGGCCTGGACCCGGCAGCACGTCGGGGGCCACCTGTCGGTAAGTCTCGACGCGGTGGCGTCCGCCCTGGCCGGTCGACCGTGA
- a CDS encoding condensation domain-containing protein — translation MHLQNNILALGCLVEGPLDTGRLRQAFVALQERHESLRLIFPRGPELAVDSAALRTADNAGFRVVEAGTDDPAAGLQQAKALVAEAAEVPFDLANGPLLRLLCVRISPALHLVGCVVDHIIVDGESCRIMAEDLFRLYAADAVDSATLPAINTQFLDFAHSERLHLRGRTLDRLLSYWRRKLDGVGAIPRSHLRDPAADEDRPMASRQLLVRRAVIEPSSCTRLRQAARQQRVTLTAVSAAALKDVVRRRRLALGMNPDQAGDVAVMGSISNRHRSDVVHSVGYFATPCVLRTDLSDAPPFTELVRRETGTLLGTLRHQELPHALMTRELDPERYGVRHRVGSGAVPEYVNFDVSEAGTGWSFTDEALRVTMIRIPRNEVPRGGVRLLVRDERERVLVELRTDASRYGPQWADTFLADYMDLIKEFTEQANT, via the coding sequence GTGCACCTCCAGAACAACATCCTGGCCCTCGGCTGTCTCGTCGAAGGCCCGCTGGACACGGGACGGCTTCGGCAAGCGTTCGTGGCCCTCCAGGAACGTCACGAGAGCTTGCGCCTCATCTTCCCCAGGGGCCCCGAGCTAGCGGTGGATTCCGCTGCGTTGCGCACAGCCGACAACGCAGGCTTCCGCGTCGTCGAAGCCGGGACCGACGACCCCGCCGCCGGTCTCCAACAGGCCAAGGCCCTGGTCGCCGAGGCTGCCGAGGTGCCCTTCGACCTAGCGAACGGCCCGCTCCTGCGACTGCTGTGCGTGCGGATCTCCCCGGCGCTGCACCTGGTGGGATGCGTGGTCGACCACATCATCGTCGACGGCGAGTCTTGCCGGATCATGGCAGAGGACCTGTTCAGGCTCTACGCGGCGGATGCGGTCGACTCAGCGACTCTGCCGGCCATCAACACCCAGTTCCTCGACTTCGCCCACTCCGAGCGTCTCCACCTGCGGGGACGAACCCTCGACAGGCTTCTGTCGTACTGGCGCCGCAAGCTTGACGGAGTCGGCGCGATTCCCCGTTCCCACCTGCGCGATCCGGCGGCTGACGAGGATCGGCCCATGGCCAGCCGCCAACTTCTGGTACGCCGCGCCGTGATCGAACCGTCGTCGTGCACTCGGCTACGACAGGCCGCGCGGCAGCAACGCGTGACCCTGACGGCCGTGTCCGCCGCCGCTCTGAAGGATGTCGTCCGCCGACGCCGTCTGGCCCTCGGCATGAACCCGGACCAGGCCGGCGACGTGGCCGTCATGGGTTCGATCAGCAACCGCCACCGCAGTGACGTGGTTCACTCGGTCGGTTACTTCGCCACACCATGCGTCCTGCGTACCGACCTGAGCGACGCGCCGCCCTTCACCGAACTCGTACGTCGTGAGACCGGAACGCTCCTCGGCACACTCCGACACCAGGAGTTGCCGCATGCCCTGATGACGCGGGAACTCGACCCTGAGCGCTATGGAGTGCGTCACCGGGTCGGTTCCGGGGCGGTGCCGGAGTACGTCAATTTCGACGTGTCGGAGGCCGGAACTGGTTGGTCCTTCACCGACGAGGCCCTGCGGGTGACGATGATCCGGATCCCGCGCAACGAGGTACCTCGGGGAGGGGTGCGGTTGCTCGTGCGGGACGAGAGGGAGCGTGTCCTGGTGGAACTACGCACGGACGCTTCCCGGTACGGCCCACAGTGGGCGGACACGTTCCTGGCCGATTACATGGACCTAATCAAGGAATTCACCGAGCAGGCCAACACGTAG
- a CDS encoding carbohydrate ABC transporter permease: MNGTNLSVLLVVLFVSLPLYWLVATSLKGTREVATANLFPHAPTGSQYSTAFSTYDFGTYIETSVIVAVATTVLVLLLGIGAGYALGRLPLRGRNGIMVSLLMISLFPAVALAAPLYLLMRGIGWLNSYQGLILAYTAMTLPFAIWILRNYFISIPKEMEEVARMDGASPLRTVVSVILPQATPGIFTAGIFTFVASWTEFLIALTLNSEDRYRTIPVGIALFGGQFTTPYGTIFAASTVAMLPIALLVLVFRRAVVSGLTAGAVKG, from the coding sequence GTGAACGGCACTAACCTGTCAGTCCTCCTGGTCGTCCTCTTCGTGTCGCTCCCGCTGTACTGGCTGGTCGCGACGTCTCTGAAGGGCACCAGGGAAGTCGCCACGGCCAACCTGTTCCCGCACGCCCCGACAGGGAGCCAGTACAGCACCGCATTCTCGACCTACGACTTCGGCACTTACATCGAGACGTCAGTAATCGTCGCGGTGGCCACCACCGTCCTGGTCCTCCTGCTGGGGATCGGTGCCGGGTACGCCCTGGGTCGGCTCCCCCTGCGTGGACGCAACGGCATCATGGTCAGCCTGTTGATGATCTCTTTGTTCCCGGCCGTGGCTCTGGCCGCGCCGTTATACCTCCTCATGCGAGGTATCGGCTGGCTGAACAGCTACCAGGGGCTCATCCTGGCCTACACCGCCATGACACTGCCCTTTGCCATCTGGATCCTGCGCAACTACTTCATCTCCATTCCCAAGGAGATGGAAGAGGTCGCGAGGATGGACGGCGCGTCGCCGCTGCGCACCGTGGTGTCAGTGATCCTGCCTCAGGCCACCCCTGGCATCTTCACAGCGGGGATCTTCACCTTCGTAGCCTCGTGGACGGAGTTTCTGATCGCGCTAACGCTGAACAGCGAGGACCGCTACCGCACCATCCCGGTCGGGATCGCACTCTTCGGAGGCCAGTTCACCACGCCGTATGGGACGATCTTCGCCGCGTCGACCGTGGCGATGCTGCCCATCGCCCTCCTCGTCCTCGTCTTCCGGCGTGCGGTGGTGTCCGGGCTGACGGCGGGAGCCGTCAAGGGCTGA
- a CDS encoding carbohydrate ABC transporter permease, translated as MTVAPVEKVLPEQQPQKTRPQPQHQSPPAGRAERHMVSAGWAFSAPSLLVVAGVMVFPIVFSVVMSLSNVNATVSGFHLSGLTFDNYSILFHADRYWHSLYFTVLYTIGTVFAEIIAGMLIALVLERLKSGRGWMMTLLLMPWAIVSVISAELWDYIYNGVYGVLNAALSPLFGHDINVLGTPLGATVGMAVADIWKTTPFVAVIILAGLVMLPGDVMEAGRMDGANGWQIFWHIRFPLMRPTLSIAVMFRILQAFGLFDLPYVLTNGGPGNSTESLALLGYQVLFVDLKFGPGAAVATSTAVIVLIGCLLFLKVFRSQVGQEEI; from the coding sequence ATGACAGTCGCTCCAGTCGAGAAAGTGCTTCCTGAGCAACAACCCCAGAAAACGCGTCCCCAGCCACAGCACCAGTCACCTCCGGCCGGCCGTGCGGAACGGCACATGGTGTCGGCTGGCTGGGCTTTCTCCGCGCCGTCCCTGCTCGTCGTCGCCGGTGTCATGGTGTTCCCGATCGTCTTCTCCGTGGTGATGTCGCTGAGTAATGTCAATGCCACAGTCAGTGGATTCCACCTAAGTGGTTTGACGTTCGACAACTACTCAATCCTCTTTCACGCGGACCGTTACTGGCATTCCCTTTATTTCACGGTCCTTTACACCATCGGTACGGTTTTCGCTGAGATCATCGCGGGAATGCTGATCGCGTTGGTCCTGGAACGCCTCAAGTCCGGACGCGGATGGATGATGACTCTGCTCCTGATGCCCTGGGCGATCGTCAGTGTGATATCCGCCGAACTCTGGGACTACATCTACAACGGCGTCTACGGAGTACTCAACGCCGCCCTGAGCCCCCTCTTCGGGCACGACATCAACGTACTCGGCACGCCGTTGGGGGCCACCGTGGGTATGGCCGTCGCAGATATCTGGAAGACGACACCGTTCGTCGCCGTCATTATCCTGGCCGGCCTGGTCATGTTACCCGGCGACGTTATGGAGGCCGGCCGGATGGACGGTGCCAACGGCTGGCAGATTTTCTGGCACATCCGGTTCCCGCTGATGCGTCCGACGCTGTCTATCGCGGTGATGTTCCGCATTCTCCAGGCTTTCGGCCTGTTTGACCTGCCTTACGTGCTGACCAACGGAGGGCCTGGGAACAGCACTGAATCGCTGGCGCTCTTGGGTTACCAAGTCCTCTTCGTCGATCTCAAATTCGGCCCCGGAGCCGCTGTCGCGACCAGCACGGCGGTGATCGTGCTGATCGGCTGCCTGCTGTTTCTCAAAGTGTTCCGCTCGCAGGTCGGACAGGAGGAGATCTGA
- a CDS encoding ABC transporter substrate-binding protein, translating to MVLLAATACSSSHDGNAVADGPTAGPAKGTITWFANQFGPTDVDVRKTLITAFEKANPGIKVELEQAPSNSDTFRAALTGQIFGGSSGFDVYNGDVTWPAQFGKAGLALALNKYFPASYWKTFSPGLVDSVTYNNMIMGAPLFTDHAFLFYRKDLLEKEHLPVPTTWEQMQRAAQKLQQDRLVKYGFAGQWASYEGLTAGWTEFAADAGARSVNQAGTKATVDSAASLKALTFMRGLITKGIAPQAITTFKEPQSETLFTSGQVAFERNWTYAYADANSPASSIAGKVGIAPLPTFAGQPGPGYSVTGGWNMYLNPHSRNIGASVAFIKWMTGAQAQKTLATAGGEIPTNASVLADPTVQASNPAYPIAAKNKLRARPSHVVAYPQVSQAIYRNINAALTGGASLSRALSKASSAITSALGNSGL from the coding sequence ATGGTCCTCCTGGCCGCCACCGCATGCTCCTCCTCCCACGACGGCAACGCGGTCGCGGACGGGCCCACCGCAGGTCCAGCCAAGGGCACCATCACCTGGTTCGCCAACCAGTTCGGGCCGACGGACGTCGACGTACGGAAGACCCTTATCACGGCCTTCGAGAAAGCTAACCCGGGTATCAAGGTCGAGCTGGAACAGGCTCCCAGCAACTCGGACACCTTCCGCGCCGCACTGACCGGTCAGATCTTCGGCGGATCCTCCGGTTTCGACGTCTATAACGGAGACGTCACGTGGCCGGCGCAGTTCGGCAAGGCCGGGCTGGCCCTCGCCCTCAACAAGTACTTCCCGGCGAGTTACTGGAAGACCTTCTCGCCCGGTCTTGTGGACAGCGTCACCTACAACAATATGATTATGGGCGCGCCCCTGTTCACGGACCATGCCTTCCTCTTCTACCGCAAGGACCTCCTTGAGAAGGAACACCTGCCGGTTCCCACGACGTGGGAGCAGATGCAGAGGGCGGCGCAGAAACTCCAGCAGGACCGCCTGGTGAAGTACGGGTTCGCCGGGCAGTGGGCCTCGTACGAGGGACTAACCGCAGGCTGGACCGAGTTTGCCGCCGACGCGGGCGCCCGGAGTGTCAACCAGGCAGGCACCAAGGCCACGGTGGACTCCGCTGCCTCTCTCAAGGCTCTGACGTTCATGCGTGGCCTGATCACCAAGGGCATCGCCCCACAGGCCATCACGACTTTCAAGGAGCCTCAGAGCGAGACCCTGTTCACCTCTGGGCAGGTGGCGTTCGAACGCAATTGGACTTACGCCTACGCCGACGCGAATTCCCCGGCCTCGTCCATCGCCGGGAAAGTAGGGATCGCGCCGCTGCCCACCTTCGCCGGGCAGCCGGGCCCTGGCTACTCCGTCACGGGCGGCTGGAACATGTACCTGAACCCCCACAGCAGGAACATTGGGGCCAGCGTCGCCTTCATCAAGTGGATGACCGGCGCCCAGGCCCAGAAGACCTTGGCAACAGCAGGGGGTGAGATCCCGACCAACGCCTCAGTGCTGGCTGACCCGACGGTGCAGGCGTCGAACCCCGCCTACCCGATCGCGGCGAAGAACAAGCTGCGGGCACGCCCGTCCCATGTTGTGGCCTATCCCCAGGTGAGCCAGGCAATCTACAGGAACATCAATGCCGCCCTCACCGGTGGCGCAAGCCTCTCCCGGGCTCTAAGCAAGGCGAGTAGCGCCATCACGTCCGCCCTCGGGAACAGCGGACTCTGA
- a CDS encoding cupin domain-containing protein — translation MGRHTMDNPQAKARQAPFPLLLSGMCELELDLTGCRFEPMAGDEGLLPWGAAHRLRVEGRRAAANVERGETGLFAFVSNATAEDLERDANVADKHLG, via the coding sequence GTGGGCCGGCACACCATGGACAACCCGCAGGCCAAGGCCAGGCAGGCTCCCTTTCCCCTGCTGTTGAGCGGAATGTGCGAACTGGAACTGGACCTCACAGGTTGCCGGTTCGAGCCGATGGCGGGCGACGAGGGGCTGCTTCCGTGGGGCGCGGCACACCGGCTGCGCGTCGAGGGCCGACGCGCCGCCGCGAACGTCGAGCGCGGAGAAACGGGCCTCTTCGCGTTTGTGAGCAACGCGACAGCCGAAGATCTGGAACGCGACGCGAACGTCGCGGACAAACACCTCGGTTGA